The Sulfurimonas sp. HSL-1716 sequence ACGATATCGGATTCATAGAAGACAAGTGCAATGACGAGGCACTTGTCTGTAAAAAGATAATTACGGATGAGCTGGTAGTTGTTACGTCTAACAAAGAACTGGCGGCAAAAAAAGGCCACTACATAGACAATTTGTCAAATATGCAGTGGATAATGAGAGAGGTAGGTTCAGGAACGAGAGCTGTATTTTTGGATGCTATCGCTCCCGAGCCCGTAAATATCTATATGGAGTTCGATCATACAGAGACGATAAAAAAATTCTTGAAACTGAGTCCCAACTACATCAGTTGTCTTCCTAAGATATCCGTAGAAAAAGAGCTGCGCGAAGGCTTGCTTTTCGAGCTTGATATTCACGGTTACAGTTTTGAAAGGGATTTTATCCTCATCATGAGAAAAGACAAAAAAGTCAGCATGCTGGTGGATGATTTTACCGAG is a genomic window containing:
- a CDS encoding LysR family transcriptional regulator, with translation MFTLKQLEVFISLAHKQKVIDVAAEFNMSQSAISMSVKELEKIVGENLFERIGKKLTLNERGVLFLEQIFPHVDSLQKIFTNFSSQKIEGNLRICASVTITNYLLPKYIDEYSRIRKNVKFSLKSANTNDVIHMIKEGVYDIGFIEDKCNDEALVCKKIITDELVVVTSNKELAAKKGHYIDNLSNMQWIMREVGSGTRAVFLDAIAPEPVNIYMEFDHTETIKKFLKLSPNYISCLPKISVEKELREGLLFELDIHGYSFERDFILIMRKDKKVSMLVDDFTEFIKL